The Hermetia illucens chromosome 2, iHerIll2.2.curated.20191125, whole genome shotgun sequence genomic interval CTAaaagcaacgtcagcaccaaaggacAGAGAAGAGACAATATCAAATCGCGCTggtcaaataaaaacaataaagactacaactttgagaccgttgataatttctcctatctggggtcgaaaatcataatccATAACTGcaacgacgatgaaattcgcgcacggttgttgacagccaacagaccctatttcatagggtcaaagcccttattgtacaagacaatgatcttgctgtTCTTCATGTATTTCTCAAGAATGtattcttcaatgaaaaattgcgaactcttagctgcgttcgagagaagaatccttcgaagaatttttggccatcgtgggaaagtctataagggcaatatgtattgAAGAATAAGAAGGCGTGACAAAATCTGCCTGAAAAGGATGATGTAGGCccggacgtcagacagcttttagggatatcgaattggtagacttcggcgcaaagtcggaatgtctggagttctttaataAGGTAGATTTAGaccagatactggttgttgcgccgttgatgatgattgaaggAACTTGGGAATGAAACTTCTTCTTCTCTGATGTTATTCATTTCCAATTCGatgcggtttactgtctgtctgtccgtcacacgcatttttctcggagacggttatagcgattgacattaaatttggtacaaagatgggaactgtgaacgctcacgcatacagttatatccttttccgacgaatttaaggggggtccccatacatgcaaaaggtgagtgtaaactttttttcattaaatatggtcatgtggggtatcaaattaaagatctcggttagtgcttttcgaagcccgtcttagtttcgacaattgttgaaaagatggggagtgcggggggttgagtgtgatcattcctttaaggggccattatcaaaaactaccaaaccgaaaaatctgaaaaaaaacaggaggctgccactatatggtgcctgggccccgaaataccttccatactgatatctgtacaaataaagctaataatagtatattacaataatttttagtaattggcttcaaaaccgcccttaagttcatgctagcaccacgaaatatagggtataacatagaacatgatattaccaagtttggtggaaatcgcactattactaacaaagttataatacgtcaaagttgtcgcttcttcgcaaattcaagactatgaatgtcaatatcatccgaaagtggatattctcacataatatatgcatatgttacgtgctacgtactaagaaatacacaaaacctttcgtaccggaagcgtccagcttccgctttcccgacttgcttttgTTGTGCCAATGCTTTTGTTGCATTTGGCTGTGTTCATTTTTCCTGCTTTCATTGTGTGATCGGTATTACGTAGGAACAAATGGTTTGGTGTTTTCGTTGTATCGTCTGATACGTGTCTAGATGTGCTTTCTTCAACCACCTCCCTCTCAGAACTATTTTTCCCAGTGTACGAACTGTACTGGTACTCACATTACCCAATATACATGGGCATGACACAACAGTCTTATTTTTTGCTTGTATCTATAAAAGTACCATTTAGTCCGTTTTTGCcacatttgttggtaccattaTCCTGCCGCTTCCGGTAGCACTGGTGAAAATACTTACAGGATCACAGTTGTCAACAGGGAAGTTGCGATGAGGAAGACGAGACTGTCATGCGGTTCTTTTGCGGTTGTTCAGCTCCTGCTGAAGCTAGGCAAAGGGTACTAGGGAAACCGTTCTTGGCGATCTTAAAGTATAGGACAAGAGAGTTATCATGTTTCGTGCACTTCACGGGCTGTTTCTAAGATTCCCTCTTCCGTATAATGGTCATGATGGTTTTAAGAATTGTGCCAACAAACCGATACACGACATGCGTGGTTGTCCCTACCTCACAGTTTCTGATATGAAAAAACTATAGAAGAACTAAAACACGAAATTTTTAGCTTCCGATCTCTTTATTATAAGTAATTTGGAAATAATGTGACAATATCAGAATGtttattgaaattatttgatTTGTTTCGTTTGGATAAACATAATTTTTGCCATTTGTAAAATAATTGGATTAAAATATTTACAGCTCACAGAggttaaagtttcgaaattgtcCCGATATACTtcaataagaattggttgatcATTCCACTCACTTTATGGGGTTCATTCAAATGCACATGATGCGTACCGACTACCTCCTGGAATTCAAACAGTGGATTCTCCTTCATTACTGCCAGGTGCTCACGAAATGCTGCTGGATCAGAAACTTTCGTATCTGTTGCTTTGATGAATAGAAGAGGACATTTAATATCCGCGAGCAAACTACTATATATCTCCTTTGGCCATACGCCCAAATCGAAGGCCTTTAGGCGACTGTCTCGAGTGAAGTAATACTTATCTGGATATTTGGTAGATTTTTGTATATTCCTGTTCACAATATAGCAGCATTTATCACGATTAATTGAATTCCCACCTCCAATGAATAACTTCTCAATGCACTCATCGTACGAGTAACTAGGAGGTTCACTATTATTGCGATTTCTTTCATCAGCAGTGAGGAAGGTAGTGATATTACGTCGTGACTCCGATGTAAAGTTCAGTTGTAGACGATTTATGGGCTGATATGTGTCCAAACCGATCACAAGATCAACCTTGTCTGGGAATATTGCTGCCAATTGGATAGCTAGGATGGAGCCCAACGAGTGTCCAagaagtgaaatttgttcccaatCATACTTTTCCATGATCATGATTACCATATAAAGATAACTCGAGAGGTGATACACCTGTCCGTCGGGCAAACGTGAAGAAATTCCGTGACCTGGTAGATCAATAGCTAGAATGCCGATATGCGGAGGGAGTAATGGGATGAGTGTATCAAACGTTCCAGCGTTGTCCTGCCAACCATGTAAAGCGAGTATGGGACGCCTATTTTGCGGTCCCCACCATTTGCCCGAAATGTGACCCCATGGCATTTCAATCTGAACTTCGGTGCACTGgtgaaaggattttttttaaattttatttgtgaGAGCACAAAATATGCACTCTTACCTCTCTTCGTTCCGATTGACGTTTGCTTCCCATGATCGTTTAGAATATCTGAAAATTATTCAAGGTTGACCCATTAGAGCATTCATAGCAAAGTTTCCGTTAAAAGATTGGAAAAAGATGGTAGCGCTTAGTGTCACATAGGGGTGAAGGGATATTTTAAGATTACCATAACCAATTGGAAACATTGAATTACTCTATCAATCCTTCCCTCTTTAAATTGATACAATTCAGAGTCCTTCATCGGTAATGGTATCAATCAGTTCATCATAACCCTCTAATAATGtctcatatttttttcttggtgAGACCACCGTTCTTTTAATATCCAGTTACCACACTTGAAGGATCAGACTTTTGGATGTTTTATTCAACCCTACCTGCTTACGCAATAGTCTCTCCGAAAATGTATAATTTTCGTCAAATCCTGGTGGTAAAACAGTCAAGATACTATAGAAGGATCCGATGATCCATTCAACTTTTATGGTGTTTAATATGAGTATTTTTGTATTTCGCTCCTGATCTGTTTGCTTAAGGCTCACTGAGAGAACaaccaaatataatttttagaatAACAATGTTTGCCCGGATAGTTGCATATTGTTTCTATATGATCAAGCAGAAATCACAGAAAGCAAACCAATCTAAAATCGTTCGCTAAAGATTTTAGGACATTCCTTCATGTTCCTTGCCTTTCCCTGTGCGGCTGGGTGTAATAATACATTCAAAGTATTTCCTGTTTGTCGTAAAatgcgactaaaaggaatagaaattagaaatttcgaaactttactgctgcGGAAACGTCAACAAGGCCTTGAATGGGGACTAACCTCACGGCCACGATCttaggctatcgaaaacggactacgattggtttctggaatttgTGCACGCCCAACGATATCCAAGgtcccagaatgctcgctttctacaACTCGAGCTAAAATTTCTGTTATATAAGgtgaacattctgggcctaagtgaagtgagatggtggaactctagagagtactcctctccttctgATCTCTGATCTGGGAGTAAGTTTCTGAAAGGATCTTGACTACATGATTTCGGTTCTCGTTAAGGAACATAATAAatatacagtgctatgcaccaactgaGTGGAGATGAatgttttctatgagcaattacatgcagttcaggagaggtttactaaaggtgacattgtgatcgagGTGGGTGATTTGAAGGTCAAAGCAAactctgacaacactttgctgGGACATGTGATatggaaacacggtcttggtgaccATGACGATAATGATGGGAGGAGGTTTGTCGATTTTTGCCGCAACCATCGTTTCGATATAG includes:
- the LOC119647948 gene encoding probable serine hydrolase isoform X4; translation: MGSKRQSERRECTEVQIEMPWGHISGKWWGPQNRRPILALHGWQDNAGTFDTLIPLLPPHIGILAIDLPGHGISSRLPDGQVYHLSSYLYMVIMIMEKYDWEQISLLGHSLGSILAIQLAAIFPDKVDLVIGLDTYQPINRLQLNFTSESRRNITTFLTADERNRNNSEPPSYSYDECIEKLFIGGGNSINRDKCCYIVNRNIQKSTKYPDKYYFTRDSRLKAFDLGVWPKEIYSSLLADIKCPLLFIKATDTKVSDPAAFREHLAVMKENPLFEFQEVVGTHHVHLNEPHKVSGMINQFLLKYIGTISKL